A single Thermosynechococcus vestitus BP-1 DNA region contains:
- a CDS encoding photosystem II reaction center protein T, which produces METITYVFIFACIIALFFFAIFFREPPRITKK; this is translated from the coding sequence ATGGAAACCATCACCTACGTTTTCATCTTTGCCTGCATTATTGCGCTGTTCTTCTTTGCCATCTTCTTTCGTGAGCCCCCTCGGATCACCAAGAAGTAG
- a CDS encoding histidine phosphatase family protein yields the protein MAQWDGQVCCLSIAKEKPLSTRVIIVRHGESTFNVQERVQGHSDASLLTERGRWMAAQVGLALRGIPIRKIYTSPLKRAQETAEVIHAQLQNPELKPPHALDLLKEIALPAWEDLPFAEVKAQFPEDYRRWQEAPETLMMKITTESGQTKEFFPLLDLYDRAGMVLETLLAAHANETIVIVGHSGMNRALICTGLGLGVKGYLRLQQANGGISVLNFSNGLRQPAQLEALNLTSHLNDPFPQPRFKEQTLRVFLVRHGETDWNREGRFQGQIDVPLNENGRAQAAAVAEFLKDVPFHHAVSSPLLRPKDTALAILQYHPHVQLELEPALAEISHGDWEGKFEPEVEAAYPGELERWRTTPALVQMPNGENLEQVRDRVVKAWELWLKRWKTNAPTPHNVLVVAHDATNKVLLCHIVGLGIENFWLFKQGNGSVTVIDYPLKGGLPRLQAVNITTHLGGVLDRTAAGAL from the coding sequence ATGGCACAGTGGGATGGCCAAGTTTGTTGTCTGTCAATCGCTAAGGAGAAACCTCTGAGTACCCGAGTCATTATTGTCCGCCACGGTGAAAGCACGTTTAATGTCCAAGAGCGGGTGCAAGGTCACAGTGATGCCTCGTTGCTCACGGAGCGGGGTCGTTGGATGGCAGCCCAGGTGGGTCTAGCGCTGCGGGGTATTCCTATTCGCAAAATTTACACCAGTCCCCTGAAACGGGCACAGGAAACCGCAGAGGTTATCCATGCTCAGCTCCAAAACCCCGAACTCAAGCCACCCCATGCCCTTGATCTCCTCAAAGAGATTGCCCTGCCAGCTTGGGAAGATCTCCCCTTTGCCGAAGTGAAGGCACAGTTCCCAGAGGACTATCGCCGCTGGCAGGAAGCCCCAGAAACCTTGATGATGAAAATCACCACAGAAAGTGGCCAAACGAAGGAGTTTTTCCCGCTACTGGATCTCTACGATCGCGCGGGCATGGTCTTGGAAACGCTGCTAGCGGCTCACGCCAATGAAACGATTGTCATTGTGGGTCACAGTGGCATGAACCGTGCCCTGATCTGCACGGGCCTCGGCTTGGGGGTCAAGGGTTACCTGCGGCTCCAGCAGGCCAATGGTGGCATTAGTGTCTTAAATTTCAGCAATGGCCTGCGGCAACCTGCTCAACTGGAAGCGCTCAATCTCACTAGCCATCTTAATGATCCTTTTCCACAGCCCCGCTTCAAGGAACAAACGCTGCGGGTCTTTCTTGTCCGCCACGGTGAAACGGACTGGAACCGCGAAGGACGCTTCCAAGGGCAAATTGATGTGCCCCTCAATGAAAATGGCCGTGCCCAAGCAGCGGCGGTGGCTGAGTTTCTCAAGGATGTCCCCTTCCACCATGCCGTGAGCAGTCCCCTGCTGCGTCCCAAGGATACGGCCTTGGCGATTTTGCAGTATCACCCCCATGTGCAGCTGGAGTTAGAGCCAGCCCTTGCAGAGATTAGCCATGGGGACTGGGAGGGCAAGTTTGAACCTGAGGTGGAGGCGGCCTACCCCGGTGAACTGGAACGTTGGCGGACAACACCAGCCCTAGTGCAAATGCCCAATGGCGAAAACCTCGAGCAGGTGCGCGATCGCGTGGTCAAAGCCTGGGAACTCTGGCTGAAGCGCTGGAAAACTAATGCTCCCACTCCCCACAATGTCTTGGTTGTGGCCCACGATGCCACCAATAAGGTGTTGCTCTGCCACATTGTTGGTCTTGGCATTGAAAACTTCTGGCTCTTTAAGCAGGGCAATGGCAGTGTCACGGTGATTGACTATCCCCTCAAGGGGGGTCTGCCGCGCTTGCAGGCAGTGAATATCACCACCCATTTGGGAGGGGTACTGGATCGGACGGCGGCGGGAGCGCTATAG